The genomic interval CACCCCGCTAAAGTACTGATGAAAGAGCTGATTCAGGATTCCGTCTATCTTCCTGGTGTTGTCGTAGATCGAGGAGAGCAGCTCTTCCTTTTCCTGATTCTCATTCGCTGTTTTGTATAATTCTATCGAACTATAGATCACCTGTATAGAATTTTTTGTGTAATGTGACAACTCACTGATGAACATCTGTTTTACTGATTCAAAATCTTCCGGACCAATAACATTATTGATCTTGACCTCAACATTGGACATAGGCGAGCAAATGTCTCTGATAGATCCCTGGCCTGACTCATAAATATTCTCCATAATGCGGGTGTATGAGAGACTGCCGATATAGGTATCTGTTTCATCAAAGACAGGAAGGGTGAACTGCTGTTCTTTCTGCATCGTCTGTATGGCTTTTGGAAGATCGTCGTTAACAGAGAGCCTGGACTTTGGAATGATGCAATCAATGATCAGGTTATGACCTGTTTTGATAATATCCGGTTGCGTAACGATTCCCTTGAACTCTCCATTGTCCATAACGACAACGTAGTATTTCTCCAGGAGAATCTTCTCAACCGATTCAGTGCTGGTGAATGGATGGACGATATCTTCGTTCCTATTTATCAGGTTCCTGATCATCATCAATATCTCCCTTGATGTCCCTTTGGAAGATATGGACATCGAAGTTTACTTTTACAGTTTCTCCCTTTGTCACGAAAGGGAATACGTATTCTGATAAGACTTTAATGATCG from Marispirochaeta sp. carries:
- a CDS encoding CBS domain-containing protein; protein product: MMIRNLINRNEDIVHPFTSTESVEKILLEKYYVVVMDNGEFKGIVTQPDIIKTGHNLIIDCIIPKSRLSVNDDLPKAIQTMQKEQQFTLPVFDETDTYIGSLSYTRIMENIYESGQGSIRDICSPMSNVEVKINNVIGPEDFESVKQMFISELSHYTKNSIQVIYSSIELYKTANENQEKEELLSSIYDNTRKIDGILNQLFHQYFSGVN